In Caldisericota bacterium, a genomic segment contains:
- a CDS encoding flavin reductase family protein — MMEVKNLDFTHYLRKTLEMMDDPGLLLLSGNANESNVMTIGWGTIGIIWGKPIFCVLVRPSRYTNSFIKKYNEFTVNVPFPGMEKTVLYCGIVSGRNYNKFKEKNITLSPGKKVKCQTIKECNIVYECRVIHKNSIVPVELTPEMSPKYYPKGDYHTVYFGEILAVYEQS; from the coding sequence ATGATGGAAGTAAAAAATTTGGATTTTACTCATTACTTAAGAAAAACGTTAGAAATGATGGATGATCCAGGGCTACTCCTTTTATCTGGCAATGCAAATGAATCTAATGTTATGACGATTGGATGGGGCACAATAGGGATTATCTGGGGTAAACCTATATTTTGTGTGTTAGTCAGGCCTTCTCGCTATACAAATAGTTTCATTAAAAAATACAATGAATTCACAGTGAATGTGCCTTTCCCCGGAATGGAAAAGACAGTTTTATATTGCGGTATCGTATCGGGAAGAAATTACAACAAATTTAAGGAAAAGAATATCACTTTATCGCCAGGAAAGAAAGTAAAATGCCAGACTATTAAAGAATGTAATATTGTTTATGAATGCCGAGTAATTCATAAAAACAGCATTGTGCCAGTCGAGCTAACACCCGAGATGTCGCCTAAATATTATCCAAAAGGAGATTATCATACAGTCTATTTTGGAGAAATTTTAGCAGTTTACGAACAATCCTAA
- a CDS encoding TIGR00725 family protein, whose product MNKEIIRLGVIGQSERPWDPLPRDISEIAYRIGYLTAKQGWILFSGGRDGVMEASSKGAKDAGGITVGILPSLDKKEANEYIDMPITTGLGIGMRSELMTQTVDCIVMIGGKNGTLKELSAAYMNKKPIVIIRGSGGAADSIEKILFEGKYLDERRNVDILFADSPKEAIELLVSLVSHK is encoded by the coding sequence ATGAATAAAGAGATAATTAGATTGGGTGTTATCGGGCAATCTGAGAGGCCATGGGATCCACTACCTCGCGATATATCTGAGATAGCTTATAGGATTGGCTATCTTACAGCTAAACAAGGATGGATACTTTTTTCAGGTGGAAGAGACGGCGTAATGGAAGCATCAAGCAAAGGAGCAAAAGATGCTGGCGGAATTACTGTTGGCATTTTGCCTTCCCTGGACAAAAAAGAAGCAAATGAATATATTGATATGCCCATTACAACAGGACTTGGAATAGGCATGCGCTCTGAACTTATGACCCAGACAGTGGATTGCATAGTTATGATTGGCGGAAAGAATGGAACATTAAAAGAACTTTCCGCGGCTTATATGAATAAAAAACCCATCGTGATTATTAGAGGAAGTGGGGGTGCTGCAGACAGTATTGAGAAAATACTTTTTGAAGGCAAATATCTTGATGAAAGGAGGAATGTGGATATTTTATTTGCAGATTCTCCAAAAGAAGCAATTGAATTGCTTGTTTCTTTAGTGTCTCATAAATAG